ACTTCACTCCATTTATGTTGCCATGACGTTTAAGACCATTTTACAAGCACATATGGCTGTAAAATGGGTAAATGTAGCTTTTCATTGATTGGacactctttttctctctctctctcactcacttactcactctctctctctctggtatctagATGGCCCGTCTGTTCTACCACAAACCCCAGTTTGCCATTCTGGATGAGTGCACCAGTGCTGTGAGTGTAGATGTGGAGGACTTCATCTACAGCCACTGTAGGACGGTAAGATACAACACCGTGGACTATTAATGAAGATTATACATTAAATAGGCCATTTTGTCAATATAATGATGATTATTTAAAAATCTATTATTTATGTGCACATTGTGAAAGAGGAATGAAAAAGATCCAAGGAAACTGATGCATGGTAACTTGATGTGATGTGTTATTgtttctaccttcttgccctttgtgctgttgtctgtgcccaataatgtctgtaccatgttgtgttgctgccatcttgtgttgctaccatgctgtgttttctTGTGTTGCTgacatgctatgttgttgtcttaggtctttttttatgtagtgttgtggtgtctctcttgtcgtgatgtgtgttttgtcctatttttaatcccagcccccttcccctcaggaggccttttggtaggccgtcattgtaaaaataatttgtaaactgatttgcctagttaaataaaaaatacacttACAGGAGACTGAGAAAGTGTTTTCCGAGCTTATAGGATGTCATATGTACCTTTCCCCAGGTGGGCATCACGTTGTTCACAGTTTCTCACAGGAAGTCTTTGTGGAAGCACCATGAGGTAAGTCCTTTCACACCGAACGATGAAACATAAAATGACTGTGCATATAATAGTCAAATGCAGGTGAATACTAAAGCCCTGTTCTTTTGTCCTTTTTCAATTCTGAGAGTTTacttgtttatatatattttatatagatTAAAATACGTTCCAAATATCTAAAAGGACACCTTCTAACCAGTGATTTCTGTCTCTTCTCCAGTACTACCTGCACATGGACGGAAGGGGAAACTATGAGTTCAAAGCCATCACCCAGGAAACAATTGCGTTTGGGTCATAACGACCTCACCACAGCTAATTATTGCTCACATAGATGGTCCTAAGTAATTCTGCACTACATGAAGCATAGGGAACAGAGAAGTCAAGTCCTAACATATTAAAATGTTATGCAATGGTATGAAGACTGGGAGCTCAATGTCAAGAGAGAAATAGCTAAACCTGTATTAGATTAAAGGTAGAGTCCACAATATGACATCATACAGAGcagggtacacttcctgcttgcagaaataaacaaaacaattgAATTCTGCCAAGACTGACCGCATTGGCTCTTCCTGAGGGCAGATTGAATTCTGCCAAGACTGACCGTATTGGCTCTTCCTGAGGGCAGATTGAATTCTGCCAAGACTGACCATATTGGCTCTTCCTGAGGGCAGATTGAATTCTGCCAAGACTGACCATATTGGCTCTTCCTGAGGGCAGATTGAATTCTGCCAAGAATGACCATATTGGCTCTTCCTGAGGGCAGATTGAATTCTGCCAAGACTGACCATATTGGCTCTTCCTGAGGGCAGATTGAATTCTGCCAAGAATGACCATATTGGCTCTTCCTGAATTCTGTTTAGAACTGGAAGCCGCCCCGCTGTGTATGATGATGTCATATTGCAGAGTCTACCTTTAAGGACGTGCGTGTAGTGAGTTTTAATTGTATATGACGCAAATAATGTACTAAGAAAACTAGCCTTACTGATTGTATGTTTAAATTTTATTTCTGTTAATATTGCATTGTTTTTCATTATTTAAAATGGTCAGTTTTAATGTCAAGTTTTGAATTAAATGTTTGTTTAGTGCTGTTTGTTGAAACACTGAAGTGCATTCTTCTTTCATGAAGCCAGTAACTGTAAATGACATTAAGCATAGCTAGTCCAAATATGTCAATTGTAGTACATACATGTacgcaaaaaaaatgttttgtctcTTATAGTATAAACCCTCAGCGGCTGCCTCAATTTGGAAGGTACTGCACTGTAGTTACTTTACACTGTACTTAATTTAGCTTTGATTATTTTGTAAAAGGGGATTGAGGACCTGGTACTTTTTGTTAACATAGGATATTTAAAATGCCATTGCTATGAGCTGAACTAGAAATAAATATTTCATTAATATATATTTCTTAACCCTGGGTCTTCTGTTCTGCAGACTACCCATTGTGTTCTTCTCTCTGTTAGATATCAGAGTATAGTTTGTGCATCCCAATACCTATTAAGTGGCTTCCTATCTCCTTTCATTCAGCCACTGATTCCACACTGATCTTGAAACATTTGGACAGGTGAAAGCAAATGCCCTAGAAAGCTTCTGCCATGTCTCTTATTCTGCCTTGCAAGAAAAATATAGGGGAACTAGGAATAGGTTACAGTGGCATTTAAGTCCATTCAGATGAAGAAGAGGCAGTCATTTTTTTTATTGAGCTGCACCCGTTACTTGGACCTGCTCCAAGGCATGTCTCGGGGGTCTCTGGCACCATGTTGCCAATGTGGCTGGTGTCACCCCTCTGCCAGGGTGTTCCCATGTTTCCCTGGGTCATAAACTGATAAGCAGGCATTAAGCTACAATCAATCACTATGAAAAGGCTTTCCCCTTTTCTCATCAGTTTCAAACATGATTTAAGATCATTTTAAGGCAAATGTAATACAAAGGTGACATTAGATGGCGCTGTAAGTCAAATTTCCTTCACAGGGATAGTGTTAGATAAAAGACAAATGAGAATTGACTCATATCAATCCATTTACTTGTAAAACAACATTAAAAGTACCACAATGCACCACAGTGATCACATCCAAAAGTGCCAAATCCATGTTCCAACAGCACACAATATTGACAAATCCCATTCAACATGAACTATACATCAACATATTagacataaaaaaataaatatttaacaGAATAAAATTGATTGAAATAAATAAGTGGAGAAGTAATTAACTGTTTTTTTCTACATAGTGGCAAAAAATATGTATTTCTCAAGGATTCATCTAATTTACTTGTTCAACATTATTAAACAAATAAATAAGACATGTAAAAAATGATCTACCCATTTAAAAGAACCAGCTAATAATGAGACTTACAAAGGCAATGTGAACACAGACCTCATGTATTTCCAGTGTTAAGACACATTTGTGCTAAATTATTGGAAGCACAGCTCCCTCCCCCTGAAAGGGTTGATTTAGTGAAGCACCATTATTTATAAGACACACgtactctatacacacacaaacctttACACTGGACTCAACTGCAGGTTCTCCTTGTCCACAGTTTCTTTTTTGTTGCAGCAGAAGCGTTTGCAGCACACCACGGTTAgagtggtgaggatgatgagcaTTGCCAGCATGATGGCGATGGCACCTGCGATCACACCAAAGGGGAATTctgagagaagggagaaagaatACTTCATTTATTTGAAGTTCTTGAAGTTGCTACACACTGTAGTCTATAGTAAAAAGGACTATTGCCCAAATTACAGTTTATCTTTATAGACTAGATTTGTTGTAGTTACTCCATCCACTACACATTTGAGTACACTGAATTTCACCTTAAATTCCTTCCACCCCATCTCAACTCCAACATACCAGGTGCTTTGCATTGTGGGGTCCCTTACCCTCAAAGATGGTCTTGCTCTCTCTGGGTGAGCACTGTGGCTTGCTCCAATCTCCATGTCTCTTCTTCACAGAGCGGGAAGGGATATAGGCTGCCACCATGAAGCAGTAGCTCTCTCCTTTATCCAGGTTGTTCAGCTCGACATCTCTCAGGTCTGACATTGTCTCTTTCTGTGGACAGAGGTTTACAGTTAGATACAATATTATCTCAAGTCGCACACTGTTTGTTTTGTGTCATTGGTGGGAATCAACAGGTATAGAATCATAAGCAATGCATTTACAATCTATTGACTGTGACTGTTTAACTCACCTTTCCTGTGCTCCCGGCTTTGTTGTATACGACGTTGTACTTCAGGTCATTCTTAAAGATGTCTCTGATAGTCACCAGCTGGTCATCTTTGTAGATGGGAGTGAGAGGGTCCTGTATGTGGAGTGTCATCTTGGTCTTGTCTTCGCTCTGCTTGATGTTGAAACCTGGTGCTCCTATTTGAGCTAAAAGGAGAACCAGACGAGTTAGGGACAACAGACAGAATTTATTTGGGGAATTTCCAGTGAAATCAACATTTATAAATTAATGCTATAACGGCATTATTTTACAATGCAATAACAAGGTGCTGAATGACTCAGGTTGTTACTGTGTGagcataaataaaataataatgtatttattaCTGTAATAGCTAATAGCACTCACTGTCTTTGTAGGGGCAGAACCTCTTGGCCCGGGTGTAGGGGAACTCTACAAGGTCAGAGTTCACGCCAGGCAGGGGTTCTGATAGGACGTCGGCAGAGTAGGTCTCCTCCAGGTTCCGCAGCTCGTTGGTGAGGTCGCACTCTGTCCCCGAGCTCCGAATGCAGTAGGGTTTTCTCTGTCTATCCTTGCcgaccctgaacacacacacacacacacagtctttgaACTGTGATAGGTACAGTTTGTACACTCAGTTTTAAGTTAATTCTGCTGACATGAAGGAAGGTATTCATCAATAAAAGTGGTCAATTTGTGCTTGTACAGACAGGGTGGTTTTTTTCAACGATGACGTAATGAACAGAACAgtgcagacactctgcagagaCATGATGTAGGCTACTTACTCAGAAAATTCAACGGTGTATGTGTAGTTGGTAGGTTCAGGGCCCCATGTTAAAATAGTCTTGAAGTTAttggacacccatttaacattcTGCGCCTCTGGGAAATAATCCTCCCCTGTTAACCCAGGAAAAACAAGGCATGATTAGTTATTTAGTTTAGTCAAATGGATTTGCGCCAAAGAAAACAATTGATAGACAACAAAACAGATAaatacaaccccccccaaaaaaaaaaaaaaacagtgtgCAGGTGTGGTTAGAAGACCAAGGGCTTATATGAAAACCATACCACAACAAAACATAAATACAACATTTTAAAAAGTTTGTTAAAACGTTAAAAAAACGACTAATTTTAAATTAATTGATCAGtaatcacacaaaaaaagtgttttgttgaactgtgtgtgtgcatgccagtGTGTGAGAGTTAGGTtatatggaggagattactgagtagtttggttcaccaGTCTTCCCTTTAGGGATGTTATTTAGGGATGTTGATGTTTTGTCAAATGTGAAGATAAGAATTCCAGAGTATTGTACCTCTGTAACTCAGATACTGTAACCTAATAAAAAAAATCAAGATATCATCCACAAAGTATAGCCTATAAATTAAATAGGATCTATAGCCTACATATGTCGATTTGAATGCACATATCTCGCATATTTCCCACTGAGCATCAGGGCTACGTAATTGTGCATATTACAATGTGAAGTGCAAAAACGGTGCCAATGGAATAAACATACATGTTTATGTAGAATCAGCGGAATATTTTAATCTCTGGCTATTTAGGTAGCcttgggtaaaaaaaataaaaaaataaaataggcTAAATGTTTGAGATGGAACTCATAATAAGCCATAAGTAAAACGTACCAGATGCTCCAATCGTGAATAGTACCGATAAGAGTGAAACACCAAAGTGAACAGAAGACCTTACATCCATCATAATCCAAAATGTTACGGGCAGTAGCAGTAGCCTCTTACTATCGAAAACGAATAATGAATGCTGATTGTCCTCTCTTGAGTCAGTGTTGCTAGTGTTCGTCTAAAAATAACACTTCAAAGTTTGTTAGATAACTGCTCTCACAGTGTTGCTGGTGCCTCGTTTTTATAGCCTACCAGATTTAAATTGCGAGCAGTCGGAATTTTAGTTACGACTCATTCAACAATAGCTCCACCTCCCTTACAACTGTCATCGATCATTGGGTTTTGTCCAACGGTTCATATACATCATTGGTTTGTCACTGGCTGAGCATCCTGCCCATACAACCTGTCAAGGCATTTGCTGTCCGTACATGGTCATCCGGATAGGAAAACGTTACCTGTAGCTTGCCATATATCGTAGCAGCGGCATGAATGGAGAGACATTGactcaaatttaaaaaatgtccaTGTAAGATTTTTGATAGTCCTCTTTTGAAACTGTGTTCTTAAAATAACTAGAATGATGAGTTTCAATGTAATAGTAAATTTCGTTTTAACTATAAATACCTATTATACAAATACTGTTTTTTTAAGTACTTGCAAAATGGTTTGTGACAAATTGTGATAAGAAACATTATGATGAAGGGGATAGAATCTATTTCTGACCATACTGTGAACCGAAAGCAATTAGTTGGTTCTGAAATGTTTTGGGAAACCAGATTTGCTTGTAAACAGATTAGCATAAAGTAGTCTAAACCCTGAAATCCCAAAGCAGTGACTGAAACACAGAGTTCTCTGATGACTGAATCTGTATCCATCAGGAGAACAAGCTGTGAGTCAACTAGGCCTTTCTGAAGTGTAGGATTGTTGTGATATTGtggatatacagtggcaagaaaaggtatgtgaaccctttggaatgacctggAATCACAAAGTTATTTAAAGACCACAGTTTCAAAAGAGGACTATCGAAAATCTTACATTGACTCAAATGTCTAAAATGTCAATGTCTCTCCATTCATGCCGCTGCTACGATATATGGCAAGCTACAGTTCAAGTTTTACTATCCAGATGACCATGTACGGACAGTAAATGCCTTGACAGATTGTACGGACATTAAATGCCTTGACAGTTTGTACGGACAGTAAATGCCTTGACAGGTTGTACGGACAGTAAATGCCTTGACAGGTTGTACGGACAGTAAATGCCTTGACAGGTTGTACGGACAGTAAATGCCTTGACAGGTTGTACGGACAGTAAATGCCTTGACAGATTGTACGGACAGTAAATGCCTTGACAGTTTGTACGGACAGTAAATGCCTTGACAGGTTGTACGGACAGTAAATGCCTTGACAGATTGTACGGACAGTAAATGCCTTGACAGGTTGTACGGACAGTAAATGCCTTGACAGATTGTGCGGACAGTAGATGCCTTGACAGGTTGTACGGACAGTAAATGC
The sequence above is a segment of the Oncorhynchus nerka isolate Pitt River linkage group LG20, Oner_Uvic_2.0, whole genome shotgun sequence genome. Coding sequences within it:
- the LOC115101805 gene encoding tissue factor-like, with product MMDVRSSVHFGVSLLSVLFTIGASGEDYFPEAQNVKWVSNNFKTILTWGPEPTNYTYTVEFSEVGKDRQRKPYCIRSSGTECDLTNELRNLEETYSADVLSEPLPGVNSDLVEFPYTRAKRFCPYKDTQIGAPGFNIKQSEDKTKMTLHIQDPLTPIYKDDQLVTIRDIFKNDLKYNVVYNKAGSTGKKETMSDLRDVELNNLDKGESYCFMVAAYIPSRSVKKRHGDWSKPQCSPRESKTIFEEFPFGVIAGAIAIMLAMLIILTTLTVVCCKRFCCNKKETVDKENLQLSPV